Proteins from a genomic interval of Schistocerca piceifrons isolate TAMUIC-IGC-003096 chromosome 3, iqSchPice1.1, whole genome shotgun sequence:
- the LOC124789046 gene encoding cuticle protein 38-like — MKTLIVLSVVLAVAVAKPGYLGAGLLGAGLAAPAIAAAPIAVPAIPQPPANIIIGPGGVPLDTPEVAAARGAHLATVAQTRARDAIINSAAILAAPAAIAAPAAIAAPAAIAAAPAYAVGPPALIGGIAPSIAALGPAVAGAPGALAAAAHLQAKAALLG; from the exons ATGAAGACCCTG ATCGTCCTGAGCGTGGTGCTGGCCGTGGCAGTGGCGAAGCCCGGCTACCTGGGCGCTGGACTGCTGGGTGCTGGTCTGGCAGCCCCGGCCATCGCAGCCGCCCCCATCGCCGTGCCGGCGATCCCGCAGCCCCCTGCCAACATCATCATCGGACCTGGCGGTGTGCCCCTGGACACGCCTGAAGTGGCGGCAGCCCGCGGCGCCCACCTGGCCACCGTAGCTCAGACGCGGGCCCGCGACGCCATCATCAACTCGGCCGCCATCCTCGCCGCCCCCGCAGCCATCGCTGCCCCCGCCGCcatcgccgcccccgccgccattGCCGCCGCCCCCGCCTACGCGGTCGGTCCCCCCGCGCTGATCGGCGGCATCGCCCCCTCGATCGCCGCCCTGGGCCCAGCGGTGGCTGGCGCCCCTGGAGCCCTGGCTGCTGCCGCCCACTTGCAGGCCAAGGCTGCCCTGCTGGGCTGA